Within Xanthomonas theicola, the genomic segment GGCAGGCAAGCGTGACAAGATCCGTATGATTTCCTCGGCCGCCACCGGCCATTTCTACACCACGGACAAGAACAAGAAGAACACTCCGGGGAAGATGGAAATGATGAAGTACGACCCGGTCGTGCGTAAGCACGTGCTGTACAAGGAAGGCAAGATCAAGTGATCGCCTGATCGCCTGATCGCCTGGATCGTCCTTCGAGGTCGTCGCCAAACCCGCCACAAGGCGGGTTTGGCGTGTCTGGCGCGCTCCCGCCGCTCTCTCGCGCTCGACGCTCCTCCCGCGCCGGTGCGCCGAGGCGCTTGCGTTTGCCGACGCAGCCCGCAGAATCGGGCGACTTGGCTTGCGAAGGGTCGCGATGCTGCCGTTCTGGTTGGAAGGCACGTGGTTGCTGGCGCTGGACTGGCTGATCCGGCTGGTGGCGTTGTTGTGGATTCCCGCGCGTACCACGCCCGGGGCGGCGCGCAGTTGGCTGCTGCTGGTGGGCTTCGTACCGGTGCTGGGACTGCCGCTGTATCTGCTGCTCGGGCATCCGTGGCTGTCGCGGCAGCGGATCCTGCGCCAGGCGCAGGCCTCGCAGCTGATCCGCGAACAGCAGGTGCCGCTGATCGCGCTGCGCTGGAGCCCGCCTGCCGATACCGCGATCGCCGAAGTGGTGCCGCTGATCGAGCGCCAGGGCGACTTCATGCCGACCCATGGCAACACCGTGGAGCTGCTCGACCGCTATGCGGTCTCACTGCAGGCGCTGATCGGCGACATCGACGCGGCCGGCGAACGCGTGCACCTGCTGTACTACCTGATGTTCGACGACGCGGTCGGCGATGCGATCGTGGCCGCGCTGCTGCGCGCCGCCGCGCGCGGCGTACGCTGCCGCCTGCTGCTCGACGCGCGCGGCGGCCGGCGCGGGCTGCGCCGCTACCGCAAGCGCCTGTACGCCGCCGGGGTCGAGGTGCAGGCGCTGCTGCCGGGCGGCCTGCGCTGGCGCAGCAGCGGGCGCATGGACCTGCGCAATCACCGCAAGATCGCGGTGATCGACAACCGCGTCGGCTACATCGGTTCGCAGAACCTGGCCGCCGCCGGGTTCGTGCGCGGCCATCCCAACCGCGAACTGGTGGCACGGGTACAGGGGCCGGTGGTCGCACACCTGGAAGCGGTGTTCGCCAGCGACTGGTTCATCGAGACCGGGCAGCGCCTGAGCGTGGCGGCCGGCACCGTGGTGCACGGCGCCGACACCGCCACGCAATTGCTGCCCAGCGGCCCGGCGTACCCGTTCGAGAACGCGCGCGATGCGGTCAATGCACTGATCCACCTGGCGCGGCGGCGGATCGTGATGGTGACGCCATACTTCGTCCCCGACGAGGCCACGCTCAGCGCGCTACGCATCGCCGCGCTGTCCGGCGTGGACGTGCAACTGATCCTGTCGGAGAGCAGCAACCAGCGGCTCACCGCCTGGGCGCAGGAGGCGTATTACGACGAACTGCTGCGCAGCGGGGTCAAGATCGCGCTGTACCGGCCGTGCTTCCTGCATGCCAAGCACCTGAGCGTGGACGAGGGCATCGCCCTGGTCGGCTCGATCAACCTGGACATCCGCTCCTTCGCACTGAATGCCGAGATCGGTGTGCTGTGCTACTGCGCCGAGGTGGTGCAGCGGCTGCGCGCGATCGAGGCGGACTACATGGCCGATGCCCGCGTGCTGTCGCTGCAGACATGGCGCCGGCGGCCGGCATGGCGGCGCAGCCGCGAGGGCATCGCCCGCCTGGCCGACGCATTGATGTGAAAGCGCGCGGGCATGACAGCATGATGTCGCGGCCATGCGCGATCTTCGCCGCGACATGAACGATGGTTCTTAAGCCGCGCGCGGTGCCGGCGGAGGCATCCCTTACAATTGCCGGCATGAGCGAACCCTTGCCCAACGCATCCGATGGCGACTGCGACTGCGATATCGCCATCGTCGGCGGCGGCGCGGCCGGCACGCTGGCCGCGCTGCAGTTGCTGCGACAGGCCACGCGCGCGCTGCGGCTGCAGCTGATCGAGCCGCAGGCCGCGCTCGCGCAGGGCGTGGCCTATGCCACGCCCTGCGCGGAACACCTGCTGAACGTGGCGGCCGCACGCATGAGCGCTTTCGCCGAGTTGCCCGACGACTTCCTCGACTGGCTGCAGCAGCAGGCGCTGTATCCGGCGCTGGACCGCGCCGCGCTGGCGCAGACCTACGTGCAGCGCCGCCACTACGCCGGCTACCTGCGCGCGCGCCTGACGCAGGCGCAAGCCGCAAGCCCGGCACGGCTGCAGTGGCGGCAGGACCGCGTGCTGGCGCTGGACCGCACCGAGCGCGGCCAGACGCTGCGGCTGCATGGCGGCGCGACGCTGCGCGCTGGCGCGACGGTGTTGGCGCTGGGCAACAGCCTGCGCCCGCTGCCGGCACGCGGCGGGGCCAGTCTGCCCGCGCACGTGCGCGTGGACGCCTGGAACTACGAGCGGCTGCGTGCGATCCGGCGCGAAGCCACGGTGTGCATCGTCGGCACCGGCCTGAGCATGGTCGACAGCGTGCTGACCCTGCTCGCCAATGCACACCGCGGCCCGGTGCACGTGATCTCGCGGCACGCGGTGCTGCCGCTGCCGCATGCCGAGCATGTCGGCCACGCCGAGGCCGAGTTCGATCCGCAGCCATTGTTGGCGCTGCCGCTGCGCCAGCGCTTGCGCGCGCTGCGCCGGCATGCGGCCACGGCGCAGGCGCACGGCCTGCCCTGGCAAAGCGCGATGGAGCGGGTGCGGCCGCTGGGCCAGGCGCTGTGGCAATCGCTGTCGGCCACCGAACAGCGGCGCTTCCTGCGCCACGCCGCGCGCTATTGGGACGTGCACCGGCACCGTATCCCCGCGCCGGTGTTCGAACGACTGCAGGCGATGCGCCGGGCCGACCAGCTGCGCGTGCATCGCGCGCGGCTGGACACGGTGTTCCCGGTCGGCGCCTGCGTGCAGGTCAACGCGGTCGGTTCCGATGGCCTGGCGCTGCAGCTGGACGCCCACTACCTGGTCAACGCCACCGGCGTGGAGCTGCGCGCGCAGACCATGCGCAACCCGCTGTTGCACCAGCTGCTGGGTTGCGGCCACGCCGCGCCCGGCCCACACGGCATCGGCATCGCCACCGCGGCCGATGGCGCGCTGCTCGACGCCGACGGCCAGGCCGATCCGCGCCTGCGCGTGCTCGGCAGCCTGCGCATCGGCAGCCTGTGGGAAAGCCTGGCGATCCCGGAGCTGCGGGTGCAGGCACAGCAGCAGGCGCAGGCGTTGCTGTCCGAGCTCTTCCCGGTGCGCGCCGACGCAGGCTGAGACCGCGCCGGGCGGTTGTCGTCACCATGGCGATGCGACGTCGGGGATCCCTGTGCAGGAGCGGCGTCAGCCGCGACGGACACGACCGTGAACGCCTGTCGTGGCCGAAGCCTCCTACGCTGAAGCAGCAACGCGCTGCGCGTTGCGCCCGAGCAGCGCGTAGATCGCGAGCGCCGACAGCGCGGTGATCGCCGCCAGCGTCCGCGCCAGCACCGCGAAGCCATCTGCGTAGATGTGCCGCAATTGCGCCACGGACGCGGCGCTGCCCGCCTGCACCGCCTGCGCCAGATCGCCCGCGGCCAGGCGTTGCGCGGTCTCCGCGACGACCGCGCCGGCCGCGGTCGGCGCCAGTGCCGCCAGCCGCGCGTGGAGCAGGCCGGCCAGCACTCCGGCCACGCTCGCCAGCGCGATGCCCTCGCCGGCCACGCGCAGGGTGCCGAAGATGCCGGCAGCCATGCCGGCACGCTCCTTCGGCACCACGCTGACCGACAGCGCGTCCATCAGTCCCCACGGCAACGCGGTGCCGGCGCCGATCAGCAACAAGGCCGGCAGCGCCTGCGCCGGAGGACGCGCGCTGAGCCAGCACAGGCCGACCGCGGCCACTGCCAACCCGGCCGCGGACAGCGCGCCCGGGGCGATGCGCTGCGCCAGCGCGGCGGCCAGGCGCGGCACCAGCAGCATCGGCGCCGACAACGCCAGCATGGTCAGGCCGGCTTCGCTGGCGCCCTGGCCGTCCACCCCGATCAGCCGCAGCGGCAGCAACACCAGCAGCACCACGTAGCTGTAGCAGGTGGCCACCGGCAGCAACTGCACGCCGACGAAGCGCCGGTAGCGGAACAGGCTCAGGTCCAGCATCGGCCGCCGGCTGCGCCGCTCGATGCGCACGAAGCCGATCAGCAGCGCCAGGGCGGCACCCAGCAATCCCAGCGTCGGTGCGCTGTGCCAGCCGCTGTGCGGGCCCTGGATCAGGCCTGCGGTGAATGCCGCCAGCGCCGCACTGAAGCACAGCGCGCCGGCGCGGTCGGCCGGTCCCGGCGCCGGATCGCGCGATTCGCCCAGGCAGCGTGCGCCGACAGCCCATGCCAGTGCCGCCAGCGCGGCCAGCCCAAGGAAGATCGCGTGCCAGCCCAGATGCTCGATCAGCAGTCCGGCCGCCAGCGGGCCGAACGCCAGGCCGGTGCCGAAGGTGGTGCCGAGCAGGCTGAACGCGCGTGCCCGCGCCGCGCCGTCGTACAGCTGCGCCAGCGCGGCGGTGCCGGCGGCCAGCGCCGCGGCTGCGCCCACGCCCTGCAGCGCGCGCAGTAGGTCGATCGCCGCCACCGAGCCGGCCAGGCCGACGCCCAGCGACGCGGCGCCGAACAGGCCAAGCCCGCCCAGGAACACGCGCTTGCGTCCGTGCCGGTCGGCCAGCGCGCCGGCGGCGAGCAGCAAGCTGCCGAAGCTCAGCATGAAGGCATTGGTGATCCAGGCCAGCGCCAGCGCGTCGCCGCCGAGCGCAGCGCCGATCGTCGGCGTGGCGACCGCGCCGCCGGAGAAGTTCAACGGCAAGGCCAAAGCCGCCAGGCAGACTGCGGCGAGCGCGGCGCCGCGTCGTGCCGGCGGGGTGGACGGGAGAGGCTGGGACGTGCGGAGAGTCATTGCGGACGGCTCGGTTGGCGGGTGTGGGGATCGTCACTAGAGATAAAGCGGCAGGAATGGTCGAAAAAGACCGGCGATCGCCAGAGATGCCGGAGAATAATTCCGTAATATCCGCGCATGGATCGTCTGACCGGCATCGTCGCCTTCGTCCGTGCCGCCGAGCAGCTGAGCTTCGTCGGTGCCGGTCGCGTGCTCGGCATCTCGGCCTCGGCGGTGGGCAAGAGCGTGGCCGCGCTGGAGCGCGAGCTGGGCGTGCGCCTGTTGCAGCGGACCACGCGCCGCATCGCGCTGACCGCAGAAGGGCGCTTGTTCTTCGAGCGGTGTCAGCGTGTGCTGGAGGACCTGCGCGAGGCCGAGAGCGCGCTGTCGCAGACGCTGCAGGCGCCGCGCGGATTGCTGCGGGTGGGCCTGCCGACCATCGGCTACCGCTTCCTGCTGCCGCTGCTGCCCGAATTCCGCCAGCGCTATCCGCAGGTGGAATTAGAACTGGAATTTGACGACCGCCTGGTCGACGTGGTCGAGCGCGGGCTGGATGCGGTGATCCGCAGCGGCACGCAGGCCGATTCCAGCCTGATGTCGCGGCGCCTGGGACCGTTCCGTTTCTGCATCTGCGCCGCGCCCGACTACCTGCGCCGCCGTGGCGTGCCGCAGGCGCCGGCGCAACTGGCCGCGCACGACACCGTGCGCTTCCGCTTTCCCACCACCGGCAAGCTGCACGTGTGGCCCTTGTCCGAAACGGCGCCGCTGCCGCCGGCGGTGTTGACCTGCAACAACATGGAGGCGCTGCGTGCCGCGGCGATCGGCGGCATGGGCATCGGCTGCATGCCCGAATTCCTGGCGCGCGACGCGCTCGCCGATGGCCGCCTGCAGCGCCTGCTCGACGGCTATCTGGGTGATAGCGGCCAGTTCTTCGTGCTGTGGCCGTCCAGCCGGCAGTTGTCGCCGAAGTTACGCGCGCTCGTGGATTTCGTCGCCGAGCGGCTGTTCCCAACGCCGTGAACGCGGCGCAGTCGCGGCTTTTCGCGATTCCGCCGCTCCGGTCGCAGCCGATGCGCCGCCGCAACCGGTAAAATGTCCGGGTGGATGTCTCCCATTTGCTCGATGATCTGAACCCCGCCCAGCGCGAGGCCGTCTCCGCGCCGTCCGGCCATTACCTGGTCCTGGCCGGCGCCGGGTCCGGCAAGACGCGCGTGCTCACCCATCGCATCGCCTGGCTCAACGAAGTCCACGGCGTGCCGGCGCACGGCATCTTCGCGGTCACCTTCACCAACAAGGCCGCCGGCGAGATGCGCCGCCGCACCGACCTGCAGCTGCGCAACGGCAGCCGCGGCATGTGGATCGGCACCTTTCATGGCCTGGCGCACCGTCTGCTGCGCCTGCATTGGCAGGACGCAAAACTGCCGGAAAGCTTCCAGGTGCTCGATTCGGACGACCAGCTGCGGCTGGTCAAGCGGGTGGTGCAGCAGTTGGAACTGGACGAGGGCAAGTACCCGCCCAAGCAGATCGTGTGGTGGATCAACCAGCAGAAGGACGAGGGCCGGCGCGCGCAGCACATCCAGCCCGAACCGCGCGATGTGTGGACCAGCACCCTGCGCAGCGCCTACGCGCTGTACCAGGAGCGTTGCGACCGGGCGGGCCTGGTCGATTTCGCCGAGCTGCTGCTGCGCGCGCACGAGCTGCTGCGCGACAACCCGGCGCTGCTGGCGCACTACCGCCACCGCTTCGGCGAGATCCTGGTCGACGAGTTCCAGGACACCAACGCGATCCAGTACGCGTTCGTGCGCGTGCTCGCCGGCGACAGCGGGCGCGTGTTCGTGGTCGGCGACGACGACCAGGCGATCTACGGCTGGCGCGGCGCCAAGGTCGAGAACGTGCAGCGCTTCCTGAAAGACTTCCCGGACGCGCAGACCATCCGCCTGGAACAGAACTACCGCTCCAGCGCCAACATCCTCAATGTCGCCAACGCGGTGATCGCGCACAACCCGGACCGCATCGGCAAACAGCTGTGGACCGATTCGGGCGACGGCGACCCGATCGACCTGTACGCGGCCTACAACGAGATCGACGAGGCGCGCCACATGGTCGATCGCGTGTGCCAATGGGTGCGCGACGGCGGCAGCTACAGCGAGGCGGCGGTGCTGTACCGCAGCAACGCGCAGTCGCGCGCGTTCGAAGAAGCGCTGATCGCCGAGCAGGTGCCGTACCGCGTCTACGGCGGCATGCGTTTCTTCGAGCGCGCCGAGATCAAGGACACCCTGGCCTACCTGCGCATGGTCGCCAACCGCGCCGACGATGCGGCATTCGAGCGCGCGGTGAACACCCCCGCGCGCGGCATCGGCGACCGCACCCTGGACGAAGTGCGGCGCCTGGCGCGCGCGCAGTCGCTGTCGCTGTGGGCCGCGGCGCAGCAGGCCGCGCAAGCGGGCGGCGACCTGGCCGCGCGCGCGCGCAACGCGCTGGCGCAGTTCCTGGGGCTGATCGAACAGCTGGCCGCCGAAGCGGCCGGGCTGCCGCTCCCCGAGCAGATCGACCAGGTGCTGGCGCGCTCGGCGCTGCGTGAGCACTGGAGCAAGGAAAGCCGCGACGGGCTGGATTCGGAATCGCGCACCGACAATCTCGACGAATTGGTCTCGGTCGCCTCGCGTTTCGTCCGCGCCGACGCCGACGAGGACGCCGACGAGGGCCGCCAGGCGATGACCGAACTGGTCGCGTTCCTGGCCTACGCCTCGCTGGAGGCCGGCGAAGGCCAGGCCCAGGCCGGCGAGGACGGCGTGCAACTGATGACGCTGCACTCGGCCAAGGGCCTGGAGTTCCCGCTGGTGTTCCTGGCCGGCATGGAAGACGGCCTGTTCCCCAGCGCGCGTTCGCTGGAAGAGAGCGGGCGCCTGGAGGAGGAGCGGCGCCTGGCCTACGTCGGCATCACCCGCGCGCGCCACAAGCTGGTGCTCAGCTATGCCGAGTCGCGGCGCATCCACGGCCAGGACAACGACAACGTGCCCTCGCGCTTCCTGCGCGAGATCCCGCGCGAACTGCTGCACGAAGTACGGCCGAAGGTACAGGTCTCGCGCCGCGCCTCGCTGGGCGCGCCGCGCCATGTCGGCCACAGCGCCATCGAAGCCCCTGCGATCAAGCTCGGCGCCAACGTGCAGCACCCCAAGTTCGGCGGCGGCGTGGTCATCGACTACGAAGGCAACGGCGCGCACGCGCGCGTGCAGGTGCAGTTCGACGAGGTCGGCGCGAAGTGGCTGGTGATGGCGTACGCGAACCTGACCGTCATCTAGGGCCTGTTAACACTAAACCAACCTGAGAGTTCCCCCGGCTCTGCCGGGGAGGCAGTAGAAGTTTGACGTATCCGGGAGTCCATCCCGGAGACTCCGCAACGTGAGCGGCCAAGCACACGAGACGGAGAAACCGAGATGGATGAGTTTGAGAGCTTAAGTCACACCAGGTGGGAGTGTCTGTACCACGTTGTGTTCATACCGAAGTGTCGCCGTAAGACACTGTATGTGGGTCTGAGGAAGCATCTAGGAGAGGTGTTCCGGCGATTGGCCGAGCAGAAGGAGAGCCGGGTCGAGGAGGGCCATCTGATGCCAGATCACGTCCATATGCTGTTGAAGATTCCGCCGAAGTAGGCGGTGTCGCAGGTGGTGGGCTATATCAAGGGCAAGAGCGCCATCCACCTAGCGCGGGTGTATGTGGAGCGGAAGCGGAACTTTGTAGGGCAGAGCTTCTGGGCGCGAGGTTACTTCGTTACGAGGGTAGGTCGGGATGAAGGGTTGATCGGGGCATACATCCAGAACCAAGAGGCGGAAGATCGGCGCTTGGACCAATTGCAGTTGCTGAGGTAGTCGGCCACCTTCAGGTGGCCCTAACAAGGGAGGCGCGTAGCGCTCCCGCAGCCGCTTTGAGCGGCTCACATCTCTAAAGCCCCCGGCTTTGCCGGGGGATATTTACTTCAACGAGAGAGGGCCATGCTCATGTGATCGTAAGCCAACAGCGCGGCGATAATCAACCCGCGCATCGCCGGAATCACGCTCAATGAGCATAAGCAACTTGCCTTGCCAAGCCGGCGGACGCTATAAAAAAAAGAACATCGATGAAATGCCAAGCCGCGCGCGCCACCCGCGTCGCCCGGACCCGCAACCAGGCTGGTATCGCCGAGGCCGTCGATCGGCCTTCGCCGATCCGCTGGTCGCCGCCGACAGCACGCTCCACGCGGCTGCTGATGCTCCGACGTGGCGCAGGCCCGCGCCGCGTTCGACCGCCTGTCCGGCGCGTTCCCCGCCACCCTGGACAGCGCCCGCTTGGAGATCAGCCAGCCGTTGCGCGAGGCTGCTCTCGATCCGCTGCGCGACCTCGCCGCGTTCGCGCTGTCGGTCGGGCGTGGCTGGGTATGGCCGTACTATGCCAGCGACGGCACGCCGGACGCCTGGCCCCAGGCGGCGGGGCTGGATACCAACATCAGCGCAATCTGGCAGGCGCGGAGACCGCGCTGGGCGAGAACACTGGGCTCGGCGACGGCCGCGGCGTTCACCGCTTCGATCGCGCCAGCGGCGATAATGCATCGATCTTTCGGCCGCGGTTTGCCACATGTCCCGCCTGCGAGGCTTCCTCAACCAGCTCTGGGCCCACGAGAAGGCCAGCTACGGCCTGCGCGTATTCATCGCCCTGAGCGTGGCCATGGGCGTGTGCTGGCAGCAACAGCAGCTGGCCGCGCTGCCGGCGATCTTCCTCGGCACCATCGCCAGCGCCATCGCCGAGACCGACGACAACTGGCTGGGCCGGATCAAGTCGGTACTGCTGTCGCTGCTGTGCTTCGCCGCTGCCGCCGCGGCGGTCATGCTGCTGTTCCCGTATCCGCTGCCGTTCGTGGCCGGGCTGGCGCTGTCCACCTTCGCCATGACCCTGCTCGGCGCGCTCGGCGAACGCTACGCCTCGATCGCCCAGGCCACGGTGGCGCTGGCGATCTACGCGATGATCGGCATCGACCATGGCGGCCAAGTCGGCCACGTCGGCGGCGAGGCCTGGCACGGCATCGCACTGCTGCTGCTCGGCGCCAGCTGGTACGGCCTGCTGTCGATCCTGTGGACCATCCTGTTCGCCAACCGGCCGGTGCGCGAGCGGCTGGCGCGGCTGTTCCTGGAACTCGGCCGCTACCTGCGGCTCAAGGCCGCACTGTTCGAGCCGGTGCGGCAGAGCGATCTGCACGCGCGGCGGCTGGCGCTGGCCGAGCAGAACGCGCAGGTGGTGGCGGCATTGAATGCGGCCAAGACCGCGATCATGAGCCGGTTCGGCCGCTCCGGCCGCCCCGGCGTGCAGTCCGGCCTGTATTTCCGCCTGTACTACATGGCGCAGGACTTCCACGAGCGCGCCAGCTCCTCGCACTATCCCTACGAGGCGCTGACCGACGCGTTTTTCCACAGCGACGTGCTGTACCGCTGCCAGCGCCTGCTGGCGCTGCAGGGCCAGGCCTGCACCGCGCTGGGCGAGGCGATCCGGCTGCGCCATCCGTTCGAGTACGGCGAGCAGACCCAGCAGGCCACCACCGACCTGCGCCAGTCGCTGGACTTCCTGCACGGCCGCGCCGACCCGCAACAGGCACGCCTGCTCGGTTCGCTGGAACTGCTGGTGACCAATCTGCAGAGCATCGAGCGGCGGCTGTCCGACGCCGCGCAATCGGACACCACCAGCGACACCCTCGACACCCGCCTGCGCGATTCCTCGCCGCACACCCTGCGCGAGATGGCGGTGCGCATCGGTCAGCAGCTCACCCCCGGCTCGGTGCTGTTCCGGCACGGCCTGCGCATGGCGATCGCGCTGGCGCTCGGCTACGCCATCGTGCAGTTCGCCGACACCAGCAACGGCTACTGGATCATGCTCACCACTGCCTTCGTGTGCCGGCCCAACTACGGCGCCACCCGGCTGCGCCTGGCGCAGCGCATCGCCGGCACCCTGGTCGGCCTGGGCGCCTGCTGGGCGCTGATGCAGTTGTTCCCCGGCACCGAGCTGCAATTGCTGTTCGCGCTGCTCGGCACCCTGCTGTTCTTCGTTACCCGCACCGACCGCTACATGCTGGCGACCGCGGCGATCACGGTGATGGCGCTGTTCTGCTTCAACCTGCTCGGCGACGGCTTCGTGCTGATCTGGCCGCGTCTGGTCGACACCCTGATCGGCTGCGCGATCGCCGCCGCCGCCTCGTTCCTGATCCTGCCGGACTGGCAGGGCCGCCGCCTCAACCAGGTGATGGCGACGGTGCTGAGCAGCTGCGCCCGCTACCTGGCGCAGGTGCTGGAGCAGTACCGCAGCGGCATGCGCGACGACCTGCCGTACCGCATCGCCCGGCGCGACATGCACAACGCCGACGCCGCATTGTCGGTGGCGCTGTCCAACATGCTGCGCGAGCCCGGCCGCTACCGCCGCAACCTGGAGGCGGGCTTCCGCTTCCTGGCGCTGTCCAACACCTTGCTCGGGTACCTGTCGGCGCTGGGCGCGCACCGCGCCGCGCTGGCCGGCGAGGCCGACCCGGCCATCGACCGCGCCGGCGGCGGCCTGCAGGACGCCCTGGGCGCGATCGCCGCCGCGCTGGCGCAGCGCCGCGCGCTGCCGCCGGCCGACGAAACGGCCGAGGCCGCGCTGGCCGATGCGCTGGAGCAGGAGGACGGCGTGGACGAGGCCAAGCGGCGGCTGGTGCGCAACCAACTGGCGCTGACCCTGCGCCTGCTGCCCAAGCTGCGCGCCGCCGCGCAGGCGGTCACCGCTCCGGCGTCGGCGCCAGTGCCGCCGGCGGCGCTGCCGCTCGCACGCTGAGGCCCATCCACAGCAGCGCCGCCACCGCCAGCGCCGCGCCGCCGACCACCACCCCGCGCCAACCGGCGTAGGCGTAGGCGGCGGTGCCGAGGCTGGAGCCGATCGCGCCGCCGATGAAATAGCAGGTGACGTAGGCCGAGGTGATGCGGTTGCGCGCCTTCGGATCCAGTTGGTAGATCACGCTCTGGTTGCCGATGTGCACGCCCTGCACCGCCACGTCCAGCAGCAGCACGCCGGCGATCAGCAACCACAGCGAATGCGGCGCGGCGGCCAGCAGCAGCCACGCCAGCAGCAGCATGGCCAGCCCGCCCCAGCCCACCCAGTGCCCGGCGCCGCGGTCGGACAACTTGCCCGACAGGTTGGCGGCGAACGCGCCGGCGGCGCCGATCAGTCCGAACAGGCCGATCGTCGCAGCGCCGTAGCCGTAGTGCGGGCCGGACAGCAGGAACGCCAGCGTGGTCCAGAACATGCTGAAGCCGGCGAAGATCAGCCCGCCCAGGACCGCGCGCGCGCGCAGCACCGGCTCGTCGCGCAGCAGCGCCAGCACCGAGCCGATCAGGTGCGGGTACGACAGCCGCGGATTGCCCGGATGCCGCGGCAGCGCGCTCCACAGCAGCGCCGCCGCCAGCAGGATCAGCGCCGCCGCCACCCAGTACACGGTATGCCAGCCGCCGGCGCCGGCCAGCAGCCCGGACACGGTGCGCGCCAGCAGGATGCCCAGCAGCAGCCCGCTCATCACCGTGCCGATGACCCGGCCGCGCTCGTGCGGCGCGGCCAGGGTGGCGGCGAACGGCACCAGGATCTGCGCGGCTACCGAGCTGAGCCCTGTGACCAGGGTGCCAAGCAGCAACAGCGCGAAGCTGTTCGAGGCCGCGCTGATCAGCAAGCCCACCGCGCTGAGCGCGTACAGCCCGACGATCAGGCTGCGGCGCTCGAAGCGGTCGCCCAGCGGCACCAGCAACAGCAGGCCGGCGGCATAGGCCAGCTGCGCGGTGGTGACCACCGCGCCGGCGCTGCGCACGTCGATCGCGAAGGTCTGCGCCAGCACCTCCAGCAGCGGCTGCGCGTAGTAGTTGCTGGCCACCGCCAGGCCGGTGGCGGCGGCCATCAGCAGCACCAGGCCGCGCGGCATCGGGGGGTGCGGTGAGGTTTGCATGGGGGAATCCACTGCGGGGCGATCAGGAAGGGCGTCAGTCTGGGGCGGCGTCAGCGATCTTTCCAATGTATTGTTTTCACTCGATCCATCTTTTTTCGAGATCCCATGCTGACCCTGCGCCAGCTCGAAT encodes:
- the yccS gene encoding YccS family putative transporter, whose product is MSRLRGFLNQLWAHEKASYGLRVFIALSVAMGVCWQQQQLAALPAIFLGTIASAIAETDDNWLGRIKSVLLSLLCFAAAAAAVMLLFPYPLPFVAGLALSTFAMTLLGALGERYASIAQATVALAIYAMIGIDHGGQVGHVGGEAWHGIALLLLGASWYGLLSILWTILFANRPVRERLARLFLELGRYLRLKAALFEPVRQSDLHARRLALAEQNAQVVAALNAAKTAIMSRFGRSGRPGVQSGLYFRLYYMAQDFHERASSSHYPYEALTDAFFHSDVLYRCQRLLALQGQACTALGEAIRLRHPFEYGEQTQQATTDLRQSLDFLHGRADPQQARLLGSLELLVTNLQSIERRLSDAAQSDTTSDTLDTRLRDSSPHTLREMAVRIGQQLTPGSVLFRHGLRMAIALALGYAIVQFADTSNGYWIMLTTAFVCRPNYGATRLRLAQRIAGTLVGLGACWALMQLFPGTELQLLFALLGTLLFFVTRTDRYMLATAAITVMALFCFNLLGDGFVLIWPRLVDTLIGCAIAAAASFLILPDWQGRRLNQVMATVLSSCARYLAQVLEQYRSGMRDDLPYRIARRDMHNADAALSVALSNMLREPGRYRRNLEAGFRFLALSNTLLGYLSALGAHRAALAGEADPAIDRAGGGLQDALGAIAAALAQRRALPPADETAEAALADALEQEDGVDEAKRRLVRNQLALTLRLLPKLRAAAQAVTAPASAPVPPAALPLAR
- a CDS encoding MFS transporter is translated as MQTSPHPPMPRGLVLLMAAATGLAVASNYYAQPLLEVLAQTFAIDVRSAGAVVTTAQLAYAAGLLLLVPLGDRFERRSLIVGLYALSAVGLLISAASNSFALLLLGTLVTGLSSVAAQILVPFAATLAAPHERGRVIGTVMSGLLLGILLARTVSGLLAGAGGWHTVYWVAAALILLAAALLWSALPRHPGNPRLSYPHLIGSVLALLRDEPVLRARAVLGGLIFAGFSMFWTTLAFLLSGPHYGYGAATIGLFGLIGAAGAFAANLSGKLSDRGAGHWVGWGGLAMLLLAWLLLAAAPHSLWLLIAGVLLLDVAVQGVHIGNQSVIYQLDPKARNRITSAYVTCYFIGGAIGSSLGTAAYAYAGWRGVVVGGAALAVAALLWMGLSVRAAAPPAALAPTPER